One stretch of Bacteroidota bacterium DNA includes these proteins:
- a CDS encoding PaaI family thioesterase, translated as MNNSLDIFNSEMEQLAKQFPQAKVPPNCYKWMKVKELDYESRTMLKIEVVVTEEMLNPMRVMQGGFVTAAFDNAFGPLSYVAAKNPCSTLDMHTQYIRSIGLGETLTVTVRVVSRGPVSIHLSGEAYNSKGKLVATCSSNMIVMK; from the coding sequence ATGAACAATTCACTCGACATCTTCAATTCCGAAATGGAACAGTTAGCGAAACAATTTCCCCAGGCAAAGGTCCCCCCAAATTGTTACAAGTGGATGAAGGTGAAAGAGCTGGATTATGAATCACGGACAATGTTGAAGATTGAAGTTGTTGTTACAGAAGAAATGTTAAATCCCATGCGTGTGATGCAAGGGGGCTTCGTCACTGCAGCGTTCGACAATGCCTTTGGTCCTTTGAGTTATGTAGCCGCAAAAAATCCTTGTTCAACGTTGGATATGCATACACAATATATCCGTTCAATCGGTCTGGGCGAAACGTTGACAGTGACCGTTCGTGTGGTATCGCGTGGTCCTGTCTCAATACATTTGTCCGGCGAAGCATACAATAGTAAAGGCAAATTGGTCGCAACCTGCAGTTCCAATATGATTGTCATGAAGTAA
- a CDS encoding aminoacyl-histidine dipeptidase — protein MSEAIKGLEPQLLWKYFAEISKIPRGSKNEKAIAAYVMSVAKQFGLEAKQDKKMNVVVKVPATSGRENAPSVCLQGHLDMVPEKNKEKVHDFTKDPIELVRKGNMLMANGTTLGADNGVAVATNLAVMEDRSIQHGPLELLFTVDEETGLTGANNLKPGFLESKTLINLDSEEEGSLFVGCSGGRNTIGTWKLAQENAPKGTVAVKVIVKGLKGGHSGLEIDKGRGNSIKIINRVLIGLESVGARLSSIEGGNKSNAIPREAEAIIFVSKKDLKKATKIIAQWNDTIKAELSSVEPDLIITSEQVEVKKGKVVKKVLQSSLFQTISALPHGVLKMSADIPELVETSTNVAIIKTDKKQIEIITSQRSSVSSEISEALQSMASIFILGGAKAQHTEGYPGWKPNLNSKILSVAKNSYKGLYGVEPHVKAIHAGLECGIIGEKYPGMDMLSYGPTLEGVHSPDEKIHIDTVEKFWTFTLEILKNVN, from the coding sequence ATGTCAGAAGCAATTAAAGGATTAGAACCGCAACTTCTATGGAAATATTTTGCCGAGATTAGCAAAATTCCACGAGGTTCAAAAAATGAAAAAGCTATTGCCGCATATGTTATGAGTGTTGCAAAACAGTTTGGTCTTGAAGCAAAGCAGGATAAAAAAATGAATGTTGTCGTGAAAGTCCCGGCAACTTCAGGAAGAGAAAATGCGCCATCCGTTTGTTTGCAGGGACATCTGGATATGGTTCCGGAAAAAAATAAAGAGAAAGTGCACGACTTCACGAAGGATCCCATCGAACTTGTGCGTAAAGGAAATATGTTGATGGCAAACGGCACAACGCTTGGAGCAGACAACGGTGTTGCCGTTGCCACAAATCTTGCGGTGATGGAAGACCGATCAATTCAACATGGTCCGCTGGAACTGCTCTTTACTGTTGATGAAGAAACTGGGCTGACCGGTGCAAATAATCTTAAACCGGGATTCCTGGAAAGTAAAACGTTGATCAATCTTGATTCAGAAGAAGAGGGTTCTCTGTTCGTCGGTTGTTCTGGGGGACGGAATACGATTGGCACATGGAAACTTGCGCAAGAAAACGCACCAAAAGGAACAGTTGCAGTAAAAGTGATTGTGAAAGGATTAAAAGGAGGTCACTCTGGTCTTGAGATTGATAAAGGAAGAGGAAACTCGATAAAAATCATCAATCGTGTATTGATAGGATTGGAAAGTGTTGGCGCCCGTCTTTCTTCCATCGAAGGGGGAAATAAGAGCAACGCAATTCCTCGCGAAGCTGAAGCGATAATATTTGTCTCCAAAAAGGATTTGAAAAAAGCTACCAAAATTATCGCACAGTGGAACGATACAATTAAAGCGGAACTTTCGTCTGTCGAACCGGATCTTATCATCACATCAGAACAAGTAGAGGTGAAAAAGGGGAAGGTTGTGAAAAAAGTTCTTCAATCATCGTTATTCCAGACGATTTCCGCACTACCGCATGGCGTATTAAAAATGAGTGCGGATATTCCTGAGCTTGTTGAAACATCCACCAACGTTGCGATTATTAAAACGGATAAAAAGCAGATTGAAATCATCACCAGCCAACGCAGCTCGGTCTCTTCGGAAATTTCTGAAGCGCTGCAGTCAATGGCGTCAATCTTTATACTTGGCGGAGCTAAAGCACAGCATACCGAAGGATATCCGGGTTGGAAACCGAATTTGAATTCAAAAATCCTATCCGTTGCAAAAAATTCTTATAAAGGACTCTACGGAGTGGAACCGCATGTGAAAGCAATTCATGCGGGACTTGAATGTGGGATTATTGGTGAAAAATATCCCGGTATGGATATGCTCTCCTATGGACCAACCTTAGAAGGTGTTCATTCGCCTGATGAAAAGATTCATATTGATACCGTGGAAAAATTTTGGACATTTACTCTTGAAATCTTAAAGAATGTAAATTAA
- a CDS encoding oligopeptide transporter, OPT family, with protein sequence MSKPFVPYISPNDSPLEMSLRGIVLGAILGIVFGAASVYLGLRVGLTTSASIPIAVMAITILKKLKGNTVLENNIVQTVGSAGESVAAAVVFTIPALIFLGFPLKTSITLLIALTGGALGVLLMIPLRRYLIVKEHENLRFPEGTACAEIIKAGEVGGTSATKIFKGIGLGAIWKGMSTLFGFWKPSVGYAFPFYKGSSVSMDIAPELMGVGYIIGWNTSLMMVGGGLMAAFIISPLIAFIGSVASSPIYPGTIPINEMSPDQLWRNYIKYIGAGAVATGGVVGLFRALPSIWDSLSASIKQLAMERSGNTSKAEIPRTERDTPISIVGIGIVLLILFIWLVPTFRVNLLGAILIIVFGFLFSVVSARITGIVGSSSSPLSGMTIAVLMGTCLIFLAVGWGGQEYTYLALVIGAVVCIAISNAGTTAQDLKTGHLLGSTPSSQQLAILIGVVTSAAIVGVTMLLLNESQSKEIPMQNPFAVSAEHYQRSETMTGRDGKEYLLVKINGVEGIEPGNYLVDQESKKAIFKREDGIGGRELAAPQSNLMAVLITGLLEQKLPWGLIMIGASIALFMELLGIHSLTFAVGFYLPLSSTMPIFIGGIVRKIADWKYNRVPDDTEESEGTLLSSGLIAGGALVGVAGAFLNFIPGFVDDETGLPMPIAFAFRYLPFLWNFDFLAVAVFGVLAWILLREARAK encoded by the coding sequence ATGTCTAAACCATTTGTCCCCTATATCTCTCCGAACGATTCTCCATTGGAAATGTCTTTGCGCGGAATTGTTCTTGGAGCAATTCTCGGCATCGTTTTCGGCGCTGCATCGGTCTATCTTGGTCTTCGTGTCGGATTGACGACATCCGCTTCCATTCCAATCGCAGTGATGGCAATTACCATTCTGAAAAAACTTAAAGGGAATACGGTTTTGGAAAATAATATTGTGCAGACAGTCGGTTCTGCGGGTGAATCTGTTGCGGCGGCTGTGGTATTTACCATCCCTGCGCTTATTTTTCTCGGTTTCCCGTTAAAAACTTCAATCACTTTGCTGATAGCTTTGACCGGTGGCGCACTTGGTGTGCTGTTGATGATTCCACTTCGCAGATATTTAATCGTCAAAGAACATGAGAATCTCCGTTTTCCGGAAGGAACAGCTTGCGCAGAAATTATTAAAGCAGGAGAGGTAGGAGGAACGTCGGCAACAAAAATATTTAAAGGAATTGGTCTCGGTGCAATATGGAAAGGAATGTCGACGTTGTTTGGATTTTGGAAACCGAGCGTTGGTTATGCATTTCCATTTTACAAAGGTTCGTCAGTATCAATGGATATTGCACCGGAATTAATGGGTGTCGGATATATTATCGGATGGAACACATCGTTGATGATGGTCGGTGGTGGTTTAATGGCCGCGTTCATTATCTCGCCGCTGATTGCGTTTATCGGTTCGGTGGCATCATCGCCGATTTATCCCGGAACAATTCCGATCAACGAAATGTCCCCCGATCAGTTGTGGCGAAATTATATTAAATACATTGGAGCCGGAGCTGTTGCAACCGGCGGTGTTGTTGGATTGTTTCGTGCACTTCCTTCCATTTGGGATTCACTCAGTGCATCAATAAAACAACTTGCGATGGAACGTAGTGGAAATACTTCCAAAGCAGAAATTCCACGGACAGAACGTGATACACCGATTTCAATTGTCGGGATAGGGATTGTTTTATTAATTTTGTTTATCTGGCTTGTGCCGACGTTTCGAGTGAATCTTCTTGGCGCAATTCTTATCATCGTTTTCGGATTCCTATTTTCTGTTGTCTCAGCACGGATTACCGGAATTGTCGGTTCATCATCAAGTCCACTTTCCGGAATGACGATTGCCGTGTTGATGGGAACCTGTTTGATTTTTCTCGCCGTCGGCTGGGGCGGGCAGGAATATACATATCTCGCGCTTGTTATCGGTGCAGTTGTATGTATTGCCATCAGTAACGCAGGAACAACTGCGCAAGATTTGAAGACTGGGCATTTGCTTGGATCTACACCAAGTTCACAACAGTTAGCGATTCTTATCGGGGTAGTTACTTCTGCCGCGATTGTTGGCGTTACAATGCTATTGTTAAATGAAAGTCAATCAAAAGAAATACCGATGCAGAATCCATTTGCTGTTTCTGCAGAGCATTATCAACGCTCCGAAACAATGACGGGCCGAGATGGGAAAGAATATTTACTTGTTAAAATAAACGGTGTTGAAGGAATTGAGCCGGGTAATTATCTTGTTGATCAAGAGAGCAAAAAAGCAATCTTCAAACGTGAAGATGGAATCGGCGGACGAGAGCTGGCCGCTCCACAATCGAATTTGATGGCGGTGTTGATTACGGGGTTACTGGAGCAAAAACTTCCGTGGGGATTGATCATGATTGGTGCATCCATTGCATTGTTTATGGAATTGCTCGGAATTCATTCTCTGACATTTGCTGTTGGATTTTATCTGCCGCTTTCCTCAACCATGCCAATCTTTATCGGCGGAATTGTGCGGAAGATCGCCGACTGGAAATATAATCGCGTTCCCGATGATACGGAAGAAAGCGAAGGGACATTATTATCTTCAGGTCTCATTGCAGGCGGGGCATTAGTCGGTGTTGCCGGAGCATTCCTCAATTTTATCCCTGGATTTGTTGATGATGAAACAGGACTGCCGATGCCTATTGCATTTGCGTTTAGATATTTACCGTTCTTATGGAATTTTGATTTTCTTGCAGTTGCGGTGTTTGGTGTTCTTGCATGGATATTATTAAGAGAAGCGCGAGCAAAATAA
- a CDS encoding OPT/YSL family transporter: MSSLQQPTGKFAPFIADTQIIPEFTIKSILLGGFFGIVFGASTVYLALKAGLTVSASIPIAVIAISLGKKLFRTTILENNIIQTTGSAGESIAAGVVFTLPGFLFLSIESGGAAYFNYWTIFTLAMLGGILGTMMMIPLRRSLIVQEHETLPYPEGTACASVLIAGEKGGDFSKTAYQGLGFAFLYAMLQKVFHVIAETPAWVTQQTNKFFPSATVNGEITPEYMGVGYIIGPKIAGVLVAGGVLAWLGLIPLLATLVPTVVIAEQLVKLGYLKDVLTAGGPGGWNPETHEFANTATAVYRAYVRQIGAGAVAAGGFITLLKTLPTIISSFKGSIASLKSRKAGVSIARTENDLSFLTVIGGSLALVLLIALLPIIPGDSIISKIVLGILIIVFGFFFVTVSSRIVGIIGSSSNPISGMTIATLMGTSLIFIGIGWTGMIYEPMALVVGGMICIAAANAGATSQDLKTGYIVGATPRFQQIALFIGAIVSSAVIGWTVQILDTPTPEMISQGIYHAIGTESYPAPQGTLMATLIKGLLSFNLDWQFVLVGVFISIVMELCGVKSLSFAVGLYLPLSTTLPIFAGGAIKGVADYFRTRKGEGHEDAELGKGSLFATGLVAGGALFGVIVAIATVKAKDFMEALSIEANIEHMLGASGFELLGVAAFTLMGLTLYKVAMKK; the protein is encoded by the coding sequence ATGTCTTCACTTCAACAACCAACAGGAAAGTTTGCGCCGTTCATCGCGGATACGCAGATCATTCCTGAATTTACCATTAAATCAATTCTTCTTGGCGGATTTTTTGGAATCGTTTTTGGTGCGTCAACAGTGTACCTGGCGCTGAAAGCGGGACTGACCGTTTCAGCATCCATTCCCATCGCTGTTATTGCCATCTCACTTGGAAAGAAGTTGTTCCGAACTACGATTCTTGAAAATAACATCATTCAAACAACAGGTTCCGCCGGTGAATCCATTGCAGCCGGTGTGGTCTTTACGCTTCCTGGATTCTTATTCCTTTCCATTGAAAGCGGAGGAGCAGCGTACTTTAATTATTGGACAATCTTCACCCTTGCCATGCTCGGTGGAATTTTGGGTACGATGATGATGATCCCGCTTCGTCGATCATTAATTGTTCAGGAGCATGAGACACTTCCGTATCCCGAAGGAACTGCCTGTGCATCTGTGTTGATCGCGGGTGAAAAAGGCGGGGACTTTTCCAAAACAGCGTATCAAGGATTGGGATTTGCGTTCTTGTATGCAATGCTTCAAAAAGTATTTCACGTTATTGCCGAAACACCGGCGTGGGTTACACAACAGACAAATAAATTTTTCCCGTCGGCAACAGTCAACGGTGAGATCACCCCGGAATACATGGGTGTTGGCTACATTATCGGACCGAAGATCGCTGGTGTTCTTGTTGCTGGCGGTGTGCTTGCTTGGCTTGGATTAATTCCATTGCTGGCGACACTTGTTCCAACAGTAGTGATTGCCGAACAACTGGTGAAGTTAGGATATTTGAAGGATGTTCTGACCGCCGGCGGTCCGGGTGGATGGAATCCGGAAACACATGAATTTGCGAATACCGCTACTGCTGTGTATCGTGCGTATGTCCGTCAAATTGGTGCCGGTGCGGTTGCGGCAGGTGGATTTATCACATTGCTCAAAACGCTTCCCACCATTATCAGTTCATTTAAAGGAAGCATTGCTTCGTTGAAAAGCAGAAAAGCGGGTGTATCAATTGCGCGAACAGAAAACGATCTCTCATTTCTTACAGTAATCGGCGGATCACTTGCTCTGGTTCTTCTTATTGCACTTCTTCCGATTATTCCAGGTGATTCAATTATTAGCAAGATCGTTCTCGGAATTCTTATTATCGTATTCGGTTTCTTTTTCGTAACCGTTTCAAGCCGTATTGTTGGTATTATCGGTTCTTCATCAAATCCGATCTCCGGAATGACGATTGCAACATTGATGGGAACATCGTTGATCTTTATCGGTATCGGTTGGACAGGAATGATCTATGAACCGATGGCACTTGTTGTCGGCGGAATGATTTGTATTGCTGCAGCAAATGCGGGTGCAACTTCACAAGATTTGAAAACAGGATATATCGTCGGAGCAACTCCCAGATTTCAACAGATCGCATTGTTCATCGGTGCTATCGTTTCGTCAGCGGTAATTGGTTGGACAGTTCAGATTCTTGATACACCAACGCCGGAAATGATCTCTCAAGGAATTTATCATGCCATCGGCACCGAAAGTTATCCCGCTCCGCAAGGAACATTAATGGCGACATTGATCAAAGGATTATTATCCTTCAATCTTGATTGGCAATTTGTGTTGGTTGGAGTGTTTATTTCCATTGTGATGGAACTATGCGGAGTAAAATCATTATCGTTTGCCGTCGGATTATATCTTCCGCTTTCAACGACGTTACCGATTTTTGCCGGCGGTGCAATAAAAGGCGTTGCTGATTATTTCCGTACACGAAAAGGTGAAGGTCACGAAGATGCCGAACTCGGTAAAGGCAGCTTATTTGCAACAGGGCTTGTTGCTGGGGGCGCTCTCTTTGGTGTTATTGTTGCCATTGCAACAGTGAAAGCAAAAGATTTCATGGAAGCGTTGAGCATTGAAGCAAACATTGAACATATGCTTGGTGCAAGCGGATTTGAACTGCTTGGAGTCGCAGCATTCACATTAATGGGATTAACATTGTATAAAGTGGCAATGAAGAAGTAA
- a CDS encoding proline dehydrogenase family protein, whose product MKLLNNLIVGTLPYVPKAIVAKVAGRYIAGASLSDAVSTVRNLNTMKAMATVDVLGEDIFTKDQAVGSRNGSTSVLAAIAEHQLDSNLSIKLTSLGLKMDKQFCADNTNSIVETAKKFGNFVRIDMEDRTCTDDTIEIYRTMRSRYEKVGIVIQAYLHRSESDIRSLVADKANVRLCKGIYVEPADVAIKDRIGIQDNYLKLLRMLFEGGSYVGIATHDDVLINGAKKMIVEMNVAKDRYEFQMLLGVRDETRKRLIEEGHRLRVYVPFGKDWYAYSVRRLKENPQMAGNVFKAMFGIGQ is encoded by the coding sequence ATGAAATTATTAAATAATCTTATCGTTGGAACACTTCCTTACGTTCCCAAAGCAATTGTTGCAAAAGTAGCCGGAAGATATATTGCCGGTGCCTCACTCTCCGATGCAGTTTCGACCGTCCGAAATCTGAACACCATGAAAGCAATGGCGACCGTTGACGTGCTTGGTGAAGATATTTTTACGAAAGATCAAGCTGTTGGAAGCCGGAATGGAAGTACATCTGTTCTGGCTGCTATTGCTGAACATCAGCTTGATTCAAATTTGTCCATTAAACTGACTTCGCTTGGTCTAAAGATGGACAAACAGTTTTGCGCGGACAATACAAATAGCATTGTTGAAACGGCAAAGAAGTTTGGTAATTTTGTTCGTATCGATATGGAAGACAGAACGTGCACTGATGATACGATCGAAATTTATCGCACTATGAGATCGCGCTATGAAAAAGTTGGAATTGTTATTCAAGCATATCTCCATCGTAGTGAGAGCGATATTCGTTCGCTGGTAGCCGATAAAGCGAATGTACGTCTCTGCAAAGGAATCTATGTTGAACCGGCCGATGTGGCGATTAAAGATCGAATAGGGATTCAGGATAATTATTTGAAACTCCTTCGCATGCTATTTGAAGGTGGAAGTTATGTTGGTATTGCAACACATGATGATGTGTTGATCAATGGCGCAAAAAAGATGATTGTTGAAATGAATGTCGCAAAAGATCGATATGAGTTTCAGATGCTTCTCGGTGTCCGTGATGAGACGCGCAAACGATTGATTGAAGAAGGACATCGATTACGGGTCTATGTTCCGTTTGGGAAAGACTGGTATGCATATTCCGTTCGCCGCTTGAAAGAAAATCCTCAAATGGCGGGTAACGTTTTTAAAGCAATGTTTGGTATTGGACAGTAA
- a CDS encoding TSUP family transporter, producing the protein MNFPLEQFVVYIILFVAALFAGLIDSIAGGGGLIALPALLSVGVPPQVALGTNKFQSMFGTLTAARHYRHHGLVRFREEKFGIIITFLAAGFGAWSVQQVDSKILGYIIPILLLCIAIYTLFSPSLGLHQAKAKISKETFFIIFGSVLGFYDGFFGPGVGAFWAMALMSLLGYEIRKATAHTKVMNLSSNIISVIVFSLGGSVIFVYGIVMAVGQIIGARIGASLAIKKGIVIIRPLYICIVFATIVKLLYDRFL; encoded by the coding sequence ATAAATTTTCCTCTGGAACAGTTCGTTGTCTATATTATTCTTTTTGTTGCCGCTCTGTTTGCCGGTTTGATTGATTCGATTGCCGGCGGCGGTGGATTGATTGCACTCCCTGCACTGTTAAGTGTCGGTGTTCCTCCGCAAGTCGCACTCGGTACGAATAAATTCCAAAGTATGTTCGGTACGTTAACGGCGGCGAGACATTACCGCCATCACGGTTTGGTACGGTTTCGTGAAGAAAAATTTGGCATTATCATTACGTTTCTTGCTGCCGGTTTCGGTGCCTGGTCTGTTCAGCAAGTTGATTCAAAAATATTGGGATATATCATTCCCATTCTGCTGTTGTGCATTGCAATCTATACCCTTTTCTCTCCTTCGCTCGGGTTGCATCAAGCGAAAGCAAAAATTTCCAAAGAAACATTCTTTATCATTTTTGGCAGCGTGTTAGGATTCTATGACGGGTTTTTTGGCCCCGGTGTCGGCGCGTTTTGGGCTATGGCGTTGATGTCGCTTCTTGGATATGAGATTCGAAAAGCAACCGCACACACCAAAGTGATGAATCTCTCCAGCAATATTATTTCTGTCATTGTTTTTTCCCTTGGCGGCTCCGTCATTTTTGTGTACGGAATCGTTATGGCTGTTGGACAGATTATTGGTGCAAGAATTGGTGCCAGTCTAGCAATAAAAAAAGGAATTGTTATCATTCGACCTCTCTATATATGTATCGTCTTTGCGACGATCGTAAAACTTCTTTACGACCGCTTTCTTTAG
- a CDS encoding four helix bundle protein: MTEEQSKNRTKQFALRVIKLSSSLPRSREGEVLGRQILRSGTSVEANYRSACRARSTPDFISKLGIVLEEAGETLYWLEIITESNLVPAKRLSSLMREADELVAIFVASVVTSKNNNRKPIKNQ, encoded by the coding sequence ATGACTGAAGAGCAATCAAAAAATCGGACAAAGCAATTTGCTTTGAGAGTCATAAAATTATCATCATCACTGCCTAGATCACGGGAAGGAGAAGTTCTTGGAAGACAGATTCTTCGTTCGGGCACTTCTGTTGAGGCAAATTACCGTTCTGCTTGCCGTGCAAGATCAACCCCGGATTTTATTTCCAAATTAGGAATTGTGCTCGAAGAAGCGGGCGAAACTTTATATTGGCTTGAAATAATAACTGAATCAAACCTTGTACCTGCTAAAAGACTTTCAAGTTTAATGAGAGAAGCGGATGAGTTAGTCGCAATCTTTGTAGCATCAGTTGTTACAAGTAAAAACAATAATCGCAAGCCAATCAAAAATCAATAA
- a CDS encoding cation:dicarboxylase symporter family transporter, which yields MSSSKKWFHLSLTKQILLGLVVGVLIGWLAPEFSKETAFLRTIFLNLIKVIIAPLIFGSIVAGVAGGGSAKKVGRIGWKALLYFEVVTTLALAVGLIVVNITKPGYGVELKGDMVQMGKIAENHPMTLTETLVHAFPSNIVDSMMRNDVLQIVVFSVIFAFAVSAMGKKGKPILDFAESLSQVMFKFTSYIMMFAPFGIGAAMAVTVGHMGIGVLVNLGMLVGTLYIALVVFIVAVFGTVAYIIKLPVKQYLKAIKEPFTLAFVTTSSESALPKLMENMERIGVPKRIVGFVVPTGYSFNLDGSTLYLAVAAVFVAQAAETASGVHFGIEQQILLLLTLMITSKGIAAVPRASLVVLFAALHSFGLPAEGVAVIFAVDELMDMARTSVNVLGNGLACVVVARWEGEFDDQKAKVFGTPEEARMEMEEGNLAFAQDASKGE from the coding sequence ATGAGTTCTTCCAAAAAATGGTTTCATCTTTCCCTCACAAAACAAATTCTTCTCGGTCTTGTTGTCGGCGTATTGATCGGATGGCTTGCTCCGGAATTTTCAAAAGAGACGGCATTTCTTCGCACAATTTTTTTAAATTTGATCAAAGTAATCATTGCTCCGCTAATCTTTGGAAGTATTGTTGCGGGAGTTGCAGGAGGCGGCAGTGCAAAAAAGGTCGGACGTATCGGTTGGAAGGCATTGCTATATTTTGAAGTTGTTACGACGCTCGCACTTGCAGTGGGATTGATTGTTGTAAACATTACGAAGCCCGGATATGGAGTAGAACTGAAAGGTGATATGGTGCAGATGGGAAAGATCGCAGAGAATCATCCGATGACTTTGACAGAAACCCTCGTGCACGCGTTTCCATCCAATATTGTTGATTCCATGATGCGCAATGATGTTCTTCAGATTGTCGTGTTCTCCGTGATATTTGCATTTGCTGTTTCTGCAATGGGAAAAAAAGGAAAACCTATCCTGGATTTTGCGGAATCACTTTCTCAAGTGATGTTTAAATTCACGAGTTACATTATGATGTTTGCACCGTTCGGAATTGGAGCGGCGATGGCGGTAACAGTTGGCCATATGGGAATCGGTGTGCTGGTGAATTTGGGAATGTTGGTAGGAACACTCTATATCGCTCTAGTAGTCTTTATCGTTGCCGTGTTTGGAACTGTAGCGTACATCATCAAACTTCCTGTAAAACAATATTTGAAAGCAATTAAAGAACCGTTTACACTGGCATTCGTCACAACGAGCAGCGAATCAGCTCTGCCGAAATTGATGGAAAATATGGAGAGGATCGGCGTTCCAAAACGTATTGTAGGATTTGTGGTTCCAACAGGATACAGTTTTAATCTCGACGGAAGTACCTTATATCTTGCCGTTGCCGCTGTATTTGTTGCGCAAGCAGCAGAAACAGCTTCGGGCGTTCATTTTGGTATTGAACAGCAGATTCTATTACTGCTCACATTAATGATCACTTCCAAAGGAATTGCCGCCGTTCCACGCGCATCGCTTGTTGTTTTGTTTGCTGCGTTACATTCCTTCGGTCTGCCGGCAGAAGGTGTTGCCGTGATTTTTGCCGTAGATGAGTTGATGGACATGGCACGCACATCCGTAAATGTGCTTGGCAATGGACTTGCATGTGTTGTGGTTGCACGATGGGAAGGGGAGTTTGACGACCAAAAGGCGAAAGTGTTTGGAACTCCGGAAGAAGCACGCATGGAGATGGAAGAAGGAAATCTTGCCTTTGCACAGGATGCAAGCAAAGGAGAATAA
- a CDS encoding S1/P1 nuclease: MKYILSLVLLSIQMLLGWGSTGHKIVNKGAVQHLPSSMQKFIDQQSFLELHSTDADTRKTGDTAMFSEQYRHYLDVDEYPDFKNLNRNFNTLITQFGWSRVKGNGTNPWCTVWVMDSLTTQLKRGDWNSAYQSAADLGHYVGDPHQPLHAAYNYDGKLTGNTGIHSRYESTMLGKFQTQIVVTKDSVKYISDIYGFVFDYILKSNALCDSIFRADNEAKAVTGGSYTNQYYDTLWKKLGAMTKAQIQSATVDLASLWYTAWINAGLLSPPTNVKKIESSKSKSFNLHQNYPNPFNPKTTIQFDVTQRGNVKLDIISLEGKHITTLIDHECEEGSYTADWDASHFSSGIYLVRLETDDFSQAKKILLIK, encoded by the coding sequence ATGAAATATATCCTTTCCCTCGTTCTCTTATCCATTCAGATGTTATTGGGATGGGGAAGTACAGGGCACAAGATCGTTAACAAGGGAGCAGTGCAGCACCTTCCATCGTCCATGCAAAAATTTATCGATCAGCAGTCGTTTTTAGAACTGCACTCGACGGATGCTGATACGCGGAAGACGGGAGATACGGCAATGTTCTCAGAGCAGTACAGACATTATCTTGATGTCGATGAATATCCGGACTTTAAAAATCTTAACAGGAATTTTAATACGCTTATAACCCAGTTTGGATGGTCACGAGTAAAGGGGAATGGAACAAACCCTTGGTGTACCGTATGGGTGATGGATTCCTTAACGACGCAATTGAAACGAGGAGACTGGAATTCTGCATATCAATCTGCTGCCGATCTTGGACATTATGTCGGTGATCCCCACCAACCTCTTCACGCCGCATATAATTATGATGGAAAACTAACGGGAAATACCGGCATCCATTCTCGTTATGAATCGACAATGCTGGGCAAATTCCAGACACAGATTGTCGTAACAAAAGATTCGGTAAAATATATCAGCGATATATACGGATTTGTTTTTGATTACATCCTTAAATCCAATGCATTATGTGATTCAATTTTTCGTGCTGATAATGAAGCAAAAGCTGTTACCGGCGGTTCCTATACCAATCAATATTACGATACACTTTGGAAAAAGCTTGGTGCTATGACAAAAGCTCAGATTCAATCTGCAACAGTCGATCTTGCCAGTTTATGGTACACTGCATGGATAAATGCGGGACTCTTATCACCACCGACAAATGTAAAAAAAATTGAATCTTCCAAATCTAAATCATTCAATCTCCATCAGAATTATCCAAATCCGTTCAATCCGAAAACAACAATCCAATTTGATGTGACTCAGAGGGGAAATGTTAAACTGGATATTATTTCGTTGGAAGGGAAACATATCACAACATTGATTGATCATGAATGCGAAGAGGGAAGTTACACTGCTGATTGGGATGCATCGCATTTCTCGAGCGGCATTTATTTGGTTCGATTGGAAACTGATGATTTTTCACAGGCAAAAAAAATACTGCTCATAAAATGA